In a genomic window of Drosophila takahashii strain IR98-3 E-12201 chromosome 3L, DtakHiC1v2, whole genome shotgun sequence:
- the LOC108055143 gene encoding uncharacterized protein has product MDEDENFDYLPPGNTNRLSVPNDPALLAVYELYKTPLTAHRQLLSERNRVTFAEALNGPDTIPTLSDLCVRQLAKRGNAHVPAAVRQDPLKMRIHYDSLDVDLPLRECYYVEDVSYWRRVVLAKSSDTCLVMKGLHDYDWRGKGLSLKYVELVEACPAALWPEEEMSQLAQLIQDKVRSMDIRHLQSLTEYAFRKAGREEDDTEPDITSEESGGIEISSDEPMTPEENPEEGEEEEGESSPSVKSKVIGFNTKFVVDFSDDEEQASGGERRKRRQERNAARQKLRDLKATKDAEQEERRRRRSEARKSKEPEPRRKRKRKQRITGAFDIRVDPEPDDGEDKVMDKRNKQRYLKHLQQINYPEEECNHIDLSFVRHFVNLVSLQLEFLGPALGREYHKRHVLFSIKDMVRLARGLAALQQLQIFRLRNSRLNSFKLYTLCRALRELPSLEVVDFGYNQMKDDCGPELGILLERPCMLKSLELEYNRLDSRAMAAIGAALQRPSVTRLEYLGLAHNKISGEALAILCSRIKGTEHVEELNLSGIEVNPRIFVDEISDLLRKHEPLRRMKMVSIPMSFKLGNKLICALNANMNITHFDCRDCDLDEDEELDVDIIVRRNASLNEKSFIADTDRFPSLLDVLEHAKTLKHPMVQRIENDMARRKECLQHYPPPTPSEPSLRTQTLVAEESEYDIWQVLGITTKPTKTPPPEEMARKASTSSELNKEPFIYEPNKFDMEQFRAHVFLPGTSNRHAYFMKQRQSAM; this is encoded by the coding sequence ATGGATGAGGATGAGAACTTCGACTACCTTCCGCCGGGAAACACCAACAGATTGAGCGTGCCGAATGACCCGGCTCTCCTGGCAGTCTACGAACTTTACAAGACGCCCCTAACTGCCCATCGGCAGCTGCTCTCCGAGCGAAACCGAGTGACCTTCGCCGAGGCTCTTAATGGTCCCGATACCATACCCACCCTATCGGATCTGTGCGTCCGGCAGTTGGCCAAGCGTGGCAATGCCCATGTGCCTGCTGCCGTGCGCCAGGATCCGCTGAAGATGCGCATCCACTACGACTCACTGGATGTGGATCTCCCTTTGCGGGAGTGCTACTACGTGGAGGATGTGAGCTACTGGAGGCGTGTGGTCTTGGCCAAATCTTCGGATACCTGCCTGGTGATGAAGGGTTTACACGATTACGATTGGCGCGGCAAGGGATTGAGTTTGAAGTATGTAGAGCTAGTTGAAGCGTGTCCAGCTGCCCTTTGGCCAGAGGAGGAGATGTCCCAGCTGGCGCAGTTAATTCAAGATAAAGTGCGCTCCATGGACATTCGGCATCTGCAGTCTCTTACCGAGTACGCCTTTCGGAAAGCGGGACGCGAGGAAGACGACACGGAGCCGGATATCACCTCCGAAGAGTCCGGCGGCATTGAGATCTCCAGCGATGAGCCCATGACCCCGGAAGAAAATCCCGAAGAGGGCGAAGAAGAGGAGGGGGAATCATCTCCCTCTGTTAAATCAAAGGTCATTGGTTTTAATACGAAATTTGTGGTTGACTTTTCAGACGACGAAGAGCAGGCTTCGGGTGGAGAACGAAGAAAGCGTCGCCAGGAGAGGAACGCCGCTCGTCAGAAGTTGAGGGATCTAAAGGCTACCAAGGATgcggagcaggaggagcgAAGGCGTCGTCGTTCGGAGGCTAGGAAGTCCAAGGAACCAGAGCCGCGGAGGAAGAGAAAGCGGAAGCAACGCATCACAGGCGCCTTTGACATCCGAGTGGATCCCGAACCGGATGATGGCGAGGACAAGGTGATGGACAAGCGCAACAAGCAGCGTTATCTAAAGCATCTCCAGCAAATTAACTACCCAGAAGAGGAGTGCAACCACATAGATCTCAGCTTTGTAAGGCACTTTGTTAACCTGGTGTCGCTGCAACTGGAGTTTTTGGGTCCCGCGTTGGGCAGGGAATACCACAAGCGACATGTGCTGTTCTCCATAAAGGATATGGTTCGATTGGCCAGGGGATTGGCTGCTCTCCAGCAACTACAGATCTTCCGGCTGCGCAACAGCCGTTTAAATAGCTTCAAGTTGTATACTCTCTGTCGAGCGCTTCGTGAGCTGCCTTCACTGGAGGTGGTGGACTTTGGCTACAATCAGATGAAGGATGACTGCGGTCCGGAGCTGGGAATTCTCCTCGAGCGACCCTGCATGCTGAAGAGCCTGGAACTGGAGTACAATCGATTGGATTCCCGGGCCATGGCAGCCATTGGAGCGGCACTGCAGCGACCGAGCGTCACTAGGTTGGAGTATCTGGGATTGGCGCACAACAAGATCAGCGGAGAGGCTCTGGCAATCCTTTGCAGTCGCATCAAGGGCACCGAGCACGTGGAGGAGCTGAATCTCTCCGGCATCGAGGTGAATCCTAGGATTTTTGTGGATGAAATTAGCGATCTTTTACGCAAACATGAACCTCTTCgtcggatgaaaatggtttcCATCCCCATGAGCTTCAAACTGGGCAATAAATTGATATGTGCCCTGAATGCCAACATGAACATCACCCATTTCGATTGCCGTGACTGCGATTTGGACGAGGATGAGGAGCTGGATGTCGACATTATAGTGAGGAGAAATGCCTCACTCAACGAAAAAAGCTTCATCGCCGATACGGATCGCTTTCCCAGCTTGTTGGATGTTTTGGAACATGCCAAAACACTGAAGCATCCGATGGTGCAGAGGATCGAGAACGACATGGCCAGGAGGAAGGAGTGCCTCCAGCACTATCCACCACCAACGCCCAGTGAACCGAGCCTCCGGACGCAGACGCTGGTGGCGGAGGAGTCGGAGTATGATATTTGGCAGGTGCTAGGAATCACCACCAAGCCAACGAAGACACCTCCACCGGAAGAGATGGCCAGGAAGGCGAGCACATCCTCTGAGCTAAACAAGGAACCCTTCATATACGAACCCAACAAATTTGATATGGAACAGTTTCGAGCTCATGTATTTCTGCCGGGAACATCTAATAGGCATGCATACTTTATGAAGCAAAGGCAATCGGCTATGTAA
- the LOC108055145 gene encoding uncharacterized protein: MHKQRLPFNNGPGGFGASAFNFNAPQFGDGGGFGPGSVPVPEGLNGMPFLAKSPSKPLMRSISRHRSLVEGAGLDSMPPPLPEIAQRILKGSAMGRGGGTPRLGVPSPRSTYYGSYEGELAAMSMLEETSPPDYLNQTPSLGKAITDTDSESDLVSSQKDPAASLGAESRWRRAFGCLMDTLPEQRRQRLEQTLHRCGQTAIAKHLLVLLQLLTLVVGVGFRQVKRIGCFCGGVRFRVGRAKFQLRSSLRQMLWRLANAKANDTLLFLIVVLVTPWLFLLSLMGFAISFVFSMKTGLAEGVRHLRRRVF, from the coding sequence ATGCACAAGCAGCGTTTGCCATTCAACAATGGACCGGGAGGATTCGGGGCCAGTGCCTTCAACTTTAATGCCCCGCAGTTCGGCGATGGCGGTGGCTTTGGACCCGGTTCCGTTCCCGTTCCCGAGGGTCTCAATGGAATGCCCTTTCTGGCCAAGTCACCTAGCAAGCCGCTAATGCGCTCTATTAGTCGTCATCGTTCGTTGGTCGAAGGAGCAGGGTTGGATTCAATGCCTCCGCCGCTTCCGGAGATAGCTCAGCGGATCCTGAAAGGCAGCGCAATGGGACGTGGAGGTGGGACACCTCGTTTAGGAGTTCCCAGTCCCAGGAGCACCTACTATGGTTCCTACGAGGGTGAGCTCGCCGCCATGTCCATGCTGGAGGAGACCTCGCCACCGGATTATCTGAATCAAACGCCGAGTTTGGGAAAAGCCATTACAGATACCGATTCGGAGAGCGATCTGGTCAGCAGCCAGAAGGATCCTGCCGCCTCCTTGGGTGCCGAATCCCGCTGGCGTCGTGCCTTCGGCTGCCTGATGGACACTCTGCCGGAGCAGCGGCGTCAGCGCTTGGAGCAGACCCTCCACCGCTGTGGACAGACGGCGATTGCCAAGCatctgctggtgctgctccAGCTTCTGACCCTCGTCGTGGGTGTGGGTTTCCGCCAGGTGAAGAGGATCGGTTGCTTCTGCGGTGGCGTTCGCTTCCGCGTGGGACGCGCTAAATTCCAGTTGCGCAGCTCTCTGCGTCAAATGTTGTGGCGTCTGGCCAATGCCAAGGCCAATGACACCTTGCTCTTTCTCATCGTCGTCCTGGTGACTCCCTGGCTTTTCCTCCTCAGTTTGATGGGCTTTGCCATCTCATTCGTCTTCTCCATGAAAACGGGCTTGGCCGAGGGCGTTCGTCATCTGCGCCGGCGTGTATTTTAG